AAAATGCGGTGCTGTCATCGGCCATCGATTGTATCATGACGATGGATGCCGAGGGGCGTATTCAGGATTTCAATCCTGCAGCAGAGCAAACATTTGGCTATGCAGAGAAAGAGGTGGTTGGCCAGTCCCTGTGTGACCTGATTTTGCCCGAGGAGGTTCGGCCACGGTTTTGGGAAGAAATGCAAAAGTTCCTGAAGACGGGGAAATCAGAACTGGTCGGTCGCCACCTGGAACTGTCTGTGTTGCATAAATCGGGGACTGAGTTTCCGGTCGAGCTGGCTATCAGTATGACACAGCTTGAGAAATCACAACATTTTTTCACGATCTGTTTGAGAGATATCACACTGCGTCGACAGCATGAGGCCGCTCTGAGAGACTCAGAAGGCCGCGCGCAGGCACTGGTTGAGGCGTCCGCTCACATGGTCTGGGCCATGACTCCTGCTGCGCGGACGGAGGAAGATTCTCCCACCTGGCGCGCATTTACTGGCCAGACCTACGAGGAATGGAAAGGTAAAGGCTGGGTAGACGCAATTCATCCTGATGACCGGGAACGGACACTCAATCAATGGCAGACCGCTTTTGAAAAGCGGGAACCTCTGTCTTGTGAGTACCGTCTGAGCCATCGCGACGGCGGCTGGTGCTGGACGTCCGTGCGGGCAGTCCCCCAACTGAATGCGGAAGGGGATGTGCTTCGTTGGGTCGGAATGAATTTTGACATCTCGCATCAGAAACAACTGCAGCAGGAACTGGAGTCCAATGAAAAGCGGCTACTGATGGCGCTCAAGGCAGGGGGCCTGGCTGCCTGGGAATGGCGGCCAGAGGAAAGTTTCTGGTCCGATGAAGTCTATGACCTGCTGGGGGTTCCGCGGAGCACCAGAGCCTGCCCGGAAACGTTTTTCTCCTGTGTGCATGAGGATGATTTACCCGGTTTACAACGAGCCTGGGGAGACGCAATTCAGGGCGACAAGCACTACGATACCACGTTTCGTATTATCCGCCCCGATGGTCAGATTCGCTGGGTCGCCGGCGTGGGGGAAATTATTCGGGATCAACAGGGTAATGTGATGCAGATCTTCGGTCTCAACTGGGACTTTACCCAGGAACGCGAAGTCGAAGAAACACTGCGTAAAAGCGAACAACAGGCCAAACAGGCCAGCATCGCCAAGAGTGCCTTCCTGGCGAATATGAGTCATGAAATCCGCACGCCGATGACTTCGGTTCTCGGGTATACGGACCTGTTGATCGGGATGGAGCAGGATCAGGAAAAAGCCAGTTACCTGCAGAATATCAAACGCAACGGCAATTTTCTGCTGGACATCATCAACGATATTCTGGATCTCTCCAAAATCGAAGCCGGCAAGCTTGTAATCTGTCGGGAGACATTTTCACTCCTGGAACTGATCTCGGATGTGCGTGCGATGATGCGGGTTCGAGCCAGCGAAAAGAACCTGGAGTTTTCGATTGAGTTTCTCAGCGAAATTCCCGAACAGCTGGAGAGTGATCCCAAGCGGCTGCGACAGATCCTGCTGAATCTGATCAGTAATGCGATCAAATTCACAGAGCAGGGAAGCGTGCGCGTTGTGATTGACTATCAGCGCGGCGAGGCGGAAGCAAACCTCAGCATTTCCGTCATCGATACTGGCATCGGCATGACGTCAAAACAGCAAGCCCGACTGTTTCAGATGTTTTCCCAGGGAGACGTTTCCGTTTCACGCAACTACGGGGGGACCGGCCTGGGGCTGGCCATCAGTCAGCGGCTGGCGAATATGTTGAACGGGACCATTTCGGTGACGAGTCAGCCGGGAGAGGGGAGTACGTTTACCTGCGTCATACAGCTGCCACCGGACGATCATGTGAAACTGATCCAACCAGAACTCAATCTGCAAGCACCAGAGCCGGTCAGCATCCTCGATGCCTGCAAATTGAACTGTCGGATCCTGATTGTCGATGATCAACGCGATGTACGACAGCTGGCGAAGCTGCTCTTGCAACGGGTGGAGGCTGAGACCGAATTCGCGGAAGATGGTCTGCAGGCTGTGGAATTAATCGAGCAGCAGTTACACACAGAATCCACCGCAGACTTGATCTTACTGGATATGCAGATGCCCAGGATGGATGGATATCAGACAGTGGCCCGCCTGCGTGAAATCGGCTATCGCAAACCGATTATTGCACTGACTGCTGATGCGATGCAGGGGGATATGAAACGCTGCCTGGAACTGGGCTGCGATGACTACCTGAGCAAGCCCATTGATGCCAGTGAATTATTGAAGGTTGTATCAACTTACACAAATCTGTGATCAACTTCATTTGTCAAATGAGACTTAAGATAGGGTTAAGTTACTTTTAGATATGCTAATCTGCAGGATCAAGACAGATAAGCACGGGGCTTTGATAGGCTCTTACTCTTACTTTGGGAGGCATGAAGGCAGCTTGCTTAACTTTAGGCAGCAATGAACAATCAGATTGATGAATCGTTTTCTTGCACGGAATGCTCATCCTGTATAAAGCGAATTACTTGAAATCGTTTAGCATTTGGTTATGTTCCGAATCCAATCCTGGGGCCACCCCCTTCCGAGCCCGTAGTTCCGTCTCCTTGTGTGGTCTTGTCTGGTTGGGGCGGCTCTGGTACATCACCTGGTTTTTCCACATCCTTCGACTCATCCCGTTCAGACTGCTTTCTTTTCTTCTTTAATTTCATGATCGTTCCTCCTCCAAGCCTTTTTATTCTGTTTATCCTGCAGGCTTTAATTCAACTTTCATCCAGCCTGACTGCCTCTGATCGAAAGACTCATAAGCTTCGATCGCCGATACAATCGGTGCTTCCTGTGTCAGAACGCTGGCGGGGTCAATTGCTCTACTCTGGACAAGACGTACAAGATGAGGCAAGTAGCGTCTATGATTGCAGTTCCCCATATTGATTGTCAGATTTTTATTCATGCTCTGACCAATGGGAAACGCGTCCATTTGTGGCGGGTAAACACCGATGATCGAGAGGGTTCCCGCTTTCGCTGCTGCACTCACACACCACTTCAGTGCCTGAGCAGGGGCATCGCCTGGTACCCAGAGATCCCCCTGAGAATTTTTATCCGGAGCGATGTCTTGCGGTTTTAAGTCGGGATCTTCAGTACGGGCGGCGGGACCATGATGCGAGTGCAGCGCATCGACTCCCACAGCATCAATGACCCGGTCTACACCAATCCCCCCCGTGAGAGACTGAATCGTCTCGACCGGATCTTCTTTTTCAAAATTAATGATTTCCGCCCCATGCGATCGAGCCAGATCCAGTCGCGATTCCACGCAGTCCACCGCCAGGACGCGACCTGCATCAAACAGGTGCGCACTGATAATAGCGAAGATCCCTACCGGACCACAGCCGAAGACGGCTACCGTGTCACCAGCTTTAATTTCAGCCAGATGTGCGCCAAAATACCCGGTGGGAAAGATATCCGAGAGCAATATCGCCTGTTCGTCACTGACATTATCCGGGAGCCGGACCAGTCCTACATTCGCAAACGGTATTCGGGCATATTCTGCCTGGAGTCCCTGAATCGGACCACTGCCGCGGGGGCCTCCAAAAAATGTCGTCCCGGCTTCTTTACCGTTAGGATTGGCGTTATCGCATTGTGCGAAATAGCCGGCACGACAGTAGGAACAACAACCGCAGCCGATCGTCGAGGGAATTACAACCCGATCACCCGGCTGAAAATTACGAACTGCGCTGCCTGTTTCTTCGACTATTCCCACTCCCTCGTGACCCAGAATGGTCCCTTCCTGCATTCCGGGAAATGTACCGCGAATAAAATGAAGATCTGTGCCACAGATTGCACTCGCCGTTAAACGCACAATTGCATCCGTGGGTTCTTTTATTTTTGGCTCGGGAACATCTTCAAGCTGAATGTTTCCTACATCATGAAATACCACTGCCTGCATGGGATTGCCTCTACTTTCTTTTTCGTTTCGAATTTTAGATAACTCAGAATTGAATGACTAATCATCCGGCTCTGGTTGCTCCTCCAAGCAAAGTCTGCACTTCTCCCGTTACTTAATGGGAATCTGCATTAGATGCAAAATAGACATATGCTGGAGCAATTTCTTTTGCTTGTGCTGGAGCAATTTCTTTTGCTTGGTCAGAGCGAGACAGGCCCTTTCCCGTGCAATCACAACCGCGACAGAATGTCCGATTCCAGAATCATCGCCTCTCGATGGAAAGGAGGGCGTTGGTTACTGAGTGTCATTCTGAAGCATCCTCCTTTTTCTGCGAATGAATTCAACGGAGCGTTATCAATCCGTTTTTTCAAGACCTCCGCATTTCGTATACCAGACCGGTGATAACGGATGTAGATATCCTTGGCAGATTCCAGTAGAGAGAGCCACAAAAGAGACTTAAGTAAAAAAAACAAATTGGACTGATATGAGAGAACAAATCCTGCTCAAAGATTTGGATTAGAACTGATCATTGATTGAACACCCCGCGCGTTTAGCTTTCAGTTTTGGTTGCCACCTCTCAAATCAGTCAACACTTAAAATTTCTTTTCAGCAACCAAAGGTTTCTTGACAGTAATAACATTGCCCTGGAATCGTTCAGCGTATCAGTAACTTCAACTCAAGACCTGACACTGACTGTCCTTAGGAGATTTTAAGAATCAGGGATCACCGACAGATTGAAAGTGATCGCATCGTTGTCTTCGCAGAGACTGAAAATAAGCTGACGATAAAATACAGTGTTTAAACAAACTGTCTGGCTAATGAATTGATTCTGAGGGGATTACTTGCAACGAGCAGTACTATCAATAACGCAGGCTATGCACTCCGTCGAACTTGTATATATGTACTGTTTTTGGACACGCATGCTCACTTCAGCTCATTTTCCAGGTCGATGTACAGAATCCAAGGACTACGAAATGCCAACCGATTTCGATTAGAAGTGTACCTGAGGTCTCCCATGTCTGCATTTTATTTTCGTAAAGTCCTGCTGCCACTCGTGATGCTTGGTGGGGCCTGTGTACCACAACTGCTCAGAGCCCAAGACGCGTTCCCTCTAGTCCCTCCGGCAGCAGAACCCAGAAACGTTGAGACGTCCCGGGATCAAGTCGGGCGACGGTTTATTCCTCCCTCGTCCTTTCCGAAGTCACCGGCCGGTGTGGAAGACCTG
The genomic region above belongs to Gimesia chilikensis and contains:
- a CDS encoding zinc-dependent alcohol dehydrogenase, yielding MQAVVFHDVGNIQLEDVPEPKIKEPTDAIVRLTASAICGTDLHFIRGTFPGMQEGTILGHEGVGIVEETGSAVRNFQPGDRVVIPSTIGCGCCSYCRAGYFAQCDNANPNGKEAGTTFFGGPRGSGPIQGLQAEYARIPFANVGLVRLPDNVSDEQAILLSDIFPTGYFGAHLAEIKAGDTVAVFGCGPVGIFAIISAHLFDAGRVLAVDCVESRLDLARSHGAEIINFEKEDPVETIQSLTGGIGVDRVIDAVGVDALHSHHGPAARTEDPDLKPQDIAPDKNSQGDLWVPGDAPAQALKWCVSAAAKAGTLSIIGVYPPQMDAFPIGQSMNKNLTINMGNCNHRRYLPHLVRLVQSRAIDPASVLTQEAPIVSAIEAYESFDQRQSGWMKVELKPAG